Genomic DNA from Panthera leo isolate Ple1 chromosome E3, P.leo_Ple1_pat1.1, whole genome shotgun sequence:
TTGAGGGGCAGGAACTACCTGTATAGGCCTGTCTCTTCTACAGGTGCTAGCGAGAGCCGGTTAAACAGTCTGTAAGGCGACTGCCTCCGTGGATGCTGAAGTTTGGAGTCTGCAGCCAGGAAGCTGGGtagggagaatgggggagagcGAGGACAAGCTGGCCCCCGAGAGAACAGACTGGAACTTGCatcagtctctccctgcctccggCTCGGATGCCcggcgggtggggggggctcCCCCAGGAACAGCTGGTAAAGTTTGTCACAGCAGGAAAGACACCCCCGGAGCTGGGAGCTAAAGGAAGACCCCACACCACGGAGAGGAGCCAGCGGATAAATGACCACCCGTGCTGACTTCTGGAGCCTAAATACTATGGCTGCCTCTTCGCTTGAAAAAgcgagggaggggggaggcgcaCAGGTGGGTCATGTTGTCGCATATTCCCATCTTcgtgtttgaaatatttcacaacttaaaaataatttaaggatGTGAATGCATGTATTTACCTTCATTGTAGCACTCCTAGGGATTCAGAATCTACTCCTTACCGGGAAAAGCGGACTCTTTTTGAAGCCGGTTTAAACCTCATGTAAGAAGAGTAATCCTCCCAGTGACTAAGTTAACAGGCCAGGTGGAAACGAGCCTGGCGCTTCCAATTTCATCTGTTGTCTTCAGTGTTTGCAAAGTAATCCTATGCCTTCACATTAGCAGGAGAGAGATAAGATAGGTTTTTGCTTGAAAATGGATTCCCGAGTACTCATTACACAAAAGCAAACTGCATCATCACACAGAATGAACTCTGTGCTTTGCAAACCTGAACAAACAGACGATGCCTTCACATCCTTGCTGTTTTCCTAGGCTTTGTTTCTGAGCTGGGGATAACTTTGGTGAAAacctgtatacttaaaaattaatatattttgtaatgtcCAGATGCTGCAGCAAAACACCCAATAATGTTTGCAGTGTTTTGGCAATTCTTTATTGTTAGCCTCAACAGTTAAGCACATTCAGGGGACTGGCTTTCAGATCATGTTCCATTAAATGATAAACTACGCCACCAAACTGTAAGTCAAAATTACAGTTAAAAGTAAtccaaattaggggcacctgggcggctcagtcagttgggtgacgGACTCTGGCCATCtggaggttcgtgagttcaagccccgcatcaggctctgtgctgacagcttggagcctggagcctggagcctgcttcgaattctgtctccttctctctctgcccctcccccactcgtgctctgtctctgtctctcaaaaatgagtaaacattaaaaaaaaaaaaaaagtccaaattaaAACCACTTCCGCAGCCCTATTTTAGAAGCAATTAGGAAAACAGTCTTCTGTAACCTATCATGCACTCATTTCAAAGTTGAAATACATCATCCTACTACTCTCTTGAGGTAGGTTGGTGGTCACCTGCAAATTAgttaaaaatcaagaaagcaagcacaaaaataaagttttttacgtacttgtcaatttcttttctggattgttacaattttaggattttttttttccacttttgatTCGACTCCGGGtatgttatatttaaaatctttcctcagtatgtaaaaatacaaatgagtcCAAAGGAATGAGTAGAAATTTCAGGAACAGAATAGTATGCAGGGCTTTCATTCATTCGCGTGTGGGGTACATCTTTGGcgtgaaagttttttaaaatcaaaatttgttACTTTGGCTCAGTGACAAAAATTGGGTGAATTCTacatctgtttttcatttctctagttaCTATGCTCCATTTCTTAAAAGGCTTCAGTCTTATCGCATTGTTGTATAATCCTTCCAGCTGGAGATAACCAGTGTGAACATTTTGCTATGTAccgtttctctcttctttggtgaggtgcaTATTAAATAtgactcattttaaaatgaattgctttgggggtgcctggtggctcagtcagttgggcatctgacttcggctcgggtcatgatctcacagtttgtgggttcgagccccacatcaggctccgtgctgacagctcagagcctggagcctgcttctgattctgtgtctctctgtttctctctctctctgcccctcccccgctcacgctctgtctctctctctgtctctctctctctctctctctctcaaaaataaataaaaattaaaaaaaaattttaactcagaaaataaaaatcactaattAACAAATACATTCAAATGCCCAGAGTTGTTACCTGAATTCAGAGATGGAGTTCCTCCTCCCAACAATGTAATTAATCAAAATCCAaacaacataattaaaaattgatATGAGTAAAGACAAGATTGTTTTATTTAAGCATACCACCACCCAACACTTTTTGGTTGTTAAATACAGAGAGATGGCTCCTTATGATTGCTACTTATTATCTATTTGATGGAGACTCTGAAATTAAGCTCCTAAAACTGAGTTGGAACAAGGGAAGAGCAATGTATCTGCATTGGGCAAGCATAATTGGACTTGTCACTTTGAaacagttgaatgaataaaattcatGAATAACCAACCATAATTCTATCCGCGGAAAATGTGTGGCAATTTTCCTTGCATAGACATCCGTCTTCTGAGTATCTTCCCCAAGGCAGGATATCATCATGACCCAGTGCACAGTGGCCCCTGGGTGCTCCATATAACCCCTCCAGTCATTATCCCTAGACAGACGCCCtcctgagggagagaaaagaaataaacccacgatCTTCACCTAGATTAGGGTGATGTTGCCTTCACAGCTCCAGCGGGTGATGGATTGCTTAGTCAACTAATAGCTCATaacctttattttaaagcatCATCATGTACCTGGCTTCTCGGAGGCGTATGGTGGCCAGAGCCTCCTGGAAGAGTGTCGCAGGCTCACTCTGAGGTATTTAGAGTTGTGGCTGGGATAGAGAACCATTAGCTGGGAAAGGCTAATGGAGCCAAGTGAAGTAAAAGAAGGCGCCGCATGGAGACGAAGGCACCATGTGGATCGTTTGAAGAATCAAAGCTCCGAGGTTTATCAGTATTGGTCGAAAAGGCCCTCTTGATGTCTCTCTTTTGAGCGATTCCCCGATGCACCTGGGAGACATTTGCACACACGGAGGGGAAGCGGAGGTGGGGAGAGCCTCACCCGCCAGATTCCTGCCAGGAAGACCGGGGCGTGAAGAGGGAACAGGAGTGCCATTTAAGGGCTTTGTCCCTCAAGATACCACCTCTAATATTCCTTGATTGTTCTTCCAATTGAGGCACTTTGAAATCTCTGATGTTCCCTTTAGCCTCAGTCTAACGCAGCGCTATAGACATCACGTGCTTGTGCTGGTTGAATGTTTTTCCGAatgcatatgaaaataaatacgTAGTTATGAAAATACAAATGTTGATCCCTGGCCTCCTCAAGTCACCTAGAGGCCCCCTCGTATACACCTCACGCTTTGAAAAGCTGCCCTAACGCGGCCCTTGAAAAAACGGATTCAAAACTCGCTAAGCTACGTGGTGTGATGGAAGCAATCCAGGAGAGCCCAGGGCCTCATGAGCTTGGGGGGTGCAGTGAAAAGTGGGAGCCTTTCAGCAGGCTCCCAGGAAAATGCCTCAGCTCCCCTGTCTTGAAGTCCTCAGCTCCAGGGTCAGCCAGGAAAGTAGTGACTGCGAAAGACAAGGAGCAGGTGGCAGGGGGCTGGGTCAGAGCGGGCGGGTCTCAGATACCTTGCTTTtctaagaacaaacaaacagactaaGGCAGGCTTGAAAACGGGTCTGCTTGTGCCCACCGGCTCAGCAAGTCTCCTTGGCTTTGGGGCACTGCAGTCGCACACTGGTTTTCTGTCCTGTCCTGTTTGCTTTTAAGGCTGTCTTATGGTGATCTAACACCCAGCAGCAGAAAACACATAAGAGTGATTTTACGCTCTTTATAAATCTCTTCATATTAATTTCAGACTCTGATAACTCCCTGACCCAAATCCTGCCCTGACAGTGCCATTtgtgactccccccccccaccccgccccgccacccAACCTGTTTTCTCTGATGGCTGGTACACTCCATTGTGACTTGCTGAGAGCTTGATGGGACCAGAAATCTTTCTAAAAGCCTCGGTCCCCAGATTGTTTTCATCCCCCTACCTtgctgagaaaaaacaaaaaaaataaaacaaaacaaaaaaaccacaaaaaaacccaccaccacacacacacacacacccacacatcaGCAGATGATGAGAAACGTATCTTTATTGGGTGAATTTTAAAGGCATCGTCTGCCAAGGGCCTTACAGGAGTCATCAGGGCGTACTGACCACCGAAAATTCACGAGTGACTGCCTTGTTACCTCGCTAAAACAGGGGGCAAATTGGAGAAGCACATCCGGGggaatgaatacataaattagGGGCAGGTAGTGGGTTTCCCATTTCTAGGGGCTTTGGAGGCCTTCTGGCTGATTGTCTCTATCTCCACAGCCTGCGGCTTTTAAGAATGCACCATTTCCTGGAATTCTAGAACAGAAGAGGGTGAGAAAACGTCAGTGGAGATGGCTTGGTATTTTACAGACAGGCCATGTGGCCCGTGAGAGCTCAGAAGACGAGGTTGTCAGATGGTGGGCTTGGCACCCCTCTCAAGGGCacaaaaggagggggaaaaacgTGTCACTGACTGCAGGTGCAGGAGGTCTAGAGCGTCCCATCTTCCTGCATAATCTAACAAACATCTTTAGCTCTGCAGCAGAGCCCCTCGTATGAGAACTTGtcagcccaggggcacctgggtggctcagccgattaaacatccgactcttgattttggctcaggtcatgatctcacggtttcacgggttcgagtcccacatcctgctctgagctgacagcgtggagcctgcttgagattctccctctctctctgcccctcccctgcttgtgctggctttgtctctctcaaaataaataagtgaacttgaaaaaaaaaagaaaagaatttgtcaGCCCAGCCATTTCTCTCTGACGATGCATGGATTTGGTATAATGGCCTGTCGCAATCCGGGGCCGCTCAACTTTCTGTCTGGCTACTTTAAGATAGAGAAGGAGAGTTTTCTTcgttttcttcctcctttctgcaGACGTAGGAAGCAATTCATAGAGTGGGCCTTTGaactcccttttctcccttttctctgttgAACCCTAACCTTACCCTCAAGAGCTTAGGTTACTAAAAGAAAGACGACAATGATGATGGTAACAATAATGATGAGTCGCTGCTACTGATTGGAGTCGAAAAGCGGAGATTTGCTTTACAGTTCTTGGTATGCTTCGCCTATTTGGAATTTTTCCGTGGTTAGATTTAAATAAATCCATCTTCTTTTACCTAAACTCTTGTTCTGAACTATCTATAGAAGCTACATTAACTCCTGCATAGTAAGTTACAGTGGTATCATTTGGACaggattttaaaatgagaatttttaatttccaattagtACCGCCATAAAGACCAGGCATAAATTCTCCCGAGTTGGCATGCACAGTGTAGCTAAGAAGCGTGTAAGCAACATGACTGAATCGGATTAAAATAATCCTCCAGCCATGTAGCTATACTAAACTCTGAATATAGGGCTCTGCACACAGAAGACCCCGTACATGACGTTTGATCTATTCTCTACTATTGTCCACTTGGGCTACTGTCcaagaaaatgtgtttgtttaaCCCCTTGAAAGCTAAGAGGCTTTCCTATGCAAGTCAATagacattttgggggcgcctgagtggctcagtcggttcagcgtccgacgtcagctcaggtcatgatctcgcggtttgtgagtccgagccccgcgtcaggctctgtgctgacgtctcagagcctggagcctgtttcggattctgtgtctccccctctgcccctcccatgctcatgctctttctctgtctcttaataataactaaacattaaaactaactaaataaacattaaaaaaaatagacattttgacaTGAGACACACTTGAGAATGTCAATCCTTCCCTCATTCAGAGGGGCTCAAATCCCAGCAGTGGCAATTCCTTATATTATTTCCAATTTGCATTGGGCATCTTGCAAATCATTAGCCAGGCAATAGCTAGTCCCCTGGTCAAGTGAAGGCTATTTTTTGGGTCATAGATAGTGAGTGACTCACAGGACCAGCTTCTACGATACATCCCCAGGCATCACGCTAGTCTCTACATATATCATTTGTATCCTCGCattaggcccattttacagatgacaagaCTGAAGCGCAGCAAGGTTAAGAAAGAGAGATTTTAACTAACCACATCTGCCCGATCTCATGGCCCAATCCCCCGGGTTGCTTCAGGAGCTAATTCTTTTGTGCCGTGTACAGGTGTGAACATACCGTCAGCCCCGATTTTCCCGTCACCGTCATTATCTGCAGCCGCCATCAAGGACTTGGTTTCTGACTCTGTCAGCTCTCTAGCGCTGCTCTCAAACTTCTGGAGGAAAAACCTGCAGGGCAATAAAGATTATGGAACTTTTCTGAAAGACCACACACGTCTGTGCTaaccctctcttttcctcttgaaGCAAATCATCCGTTCCCAGCAACTGTGATATTCAAAGGTCTTTGCAAGCCAAACTCGCCTTCCTTGTAGAAACTAACAGtgggcattttgtttttaaaagtttttctttcttcttcttcttctttccaggggtgcctggggggctcagtcggttaagcatctgactcttgatttcggctcaggtcacagtctcatgggttcatgagttcgagcccctcgttgggttgtgtgttgacagtatggagctcgcttggggttctctctccctccctctttctctgcccctcccctgcgcgtgcgtgcacacacacacacacacacacacacaccactctctctctctctttagggTAAAACTTACTTAAGCTCTTCTTCATCCAGATACCCACTCTGGTCATTGTCTATGAACCGAAAAACATCCTTCACCTGACTGGCCGACATCTTGGAGAGGCCCGATGTCTGGAAGAATTTTTGGGGTTCAAAAGTATCTGggtctgaagaacagagagagggttATTCTCAGGCTCACCGGATCACCTTCCGTATTGGGGCCAAGGTGCTGAAAACATAGGTCATCAAAAACCCTCCTCGGGCCATCATTGAGCTACAAAGACGCTCTGCTCTCAACTTTTACCAAAAGACAAAGCCTAtgttaactgactagaatttaaataaagacttggaacaaacaaacaaatagataaaaaaacaaagacaaagagggGGCTATGACTGGTGCAAGATTTCGAGGCAGCCAAGACTGGGCAGCTTGGTGATGGCAtctcctgtgtccctccccactttACCTGTCCACTTGCTTTTACCCATCTCTTGTCCCTCTCCTCTGGGCCGCCCCCCCTCCCTTTCTACAGGCTGTGTGGCCAAGAGGCACTGGTCTAACTGGTGGGGCGAAACGCAGTCACTGGGTTCCATCAGGCATCCACaggcttcttcctttttttttttttttttttcacttttagtaCATTCCTTTGGCCTTACGGAAATGTAACCATATGCTCAGCTCTCGTATCTCTATAATTTTAGTTCTTTGGTTGAGGACCGTTTTATTCTCTGATCCCACGAATTTTcaaatgttcacatttttaatttccgTGGCTTTGCTGGAGGCGTGACTACGTGGGAAATACGCACCCCTGCCTCACTCTCCTTTTACCTTGGCACTCCTGCAGGGCTGCGGCAATGTCGTCAGCACTAAGGACGTCTGTGATGCTCATTTTCCACCTGTTCACACAGAACACATGAGATGTGGTAAATGGCAAGCGGGAACACGCACGTCCAGGAGCACGACCCCTTCCCAGGCCCCTGAAACTGTCTTTGTGGGGAAGGTTTAAAATGTGATAAGCGTGCCGTTGTATTAAGTGATGGGACAGAACACCCACATAAAAACCATAAGCGGGAAGGATCCCAGCCCCCTTTGTCTCCTGAACGTTCttcaaagacaaaatttaaaaaaaatacaacttaaagaATGACTTGATCCCGTTTTCTTGCAAAAACTGTATTTGCACAATCAACCATTCATGTAGCCGTCTACAAAACGTTCAGAAGTAAATCACGTTACAAAGGCAGTGGCAGTTTGCTAGACCAGCCTGCAAATACAGTGCTACCAATTCCTCTCACAGCTTGGCCTCCTTGGAGACCTTTGGTGGAAAAGATGCTATCTATCCCGAAGGATGCGAATCAGAGTCACGAAAAAGCCAACTGCCAGAGGTCAAAATCCTTCCAGGAGTCAAGCCCGCGGGGAAAGAGACATCTGAGCACAGCCTGCACCAGCCTAATAGGAACGcattaggaaagaaaagtctGGGGTCTCGAAGGTCCACCAGCTACTTACCGTTTTAGACTTTCCCCCAAGAAGAATCAGGGAAAAGAGTCGAAGGAGCAAAAAACAGATGTGCTTTTGCTGCCTTACTGACCTATCTTATATAGGATTGAAAAAGTGATAGTAAGAACCTCTTAGATTTCCTTTTCAAGGATCAAGTAGACGTAGCTCAGATGTCTTGCCTTACTAattaaacctctttttttttctatttatatcacAAGGGAATGTGGGTGGGAACAGCCAATATTGAAGAACAAACCTCAACAAACCTTAACTAGGGTTTCAGTTCTGCAAACGAACCCCACTGGCGGTGTGGAGAAGACGCCAGAAGCCTGGCAAAGAGGACAGAGTGGCTGAAACGAGGTGAACGCAAACGGAGGTGCTCTGTAAACTGGAAAGGGCTCCCCAGGTGACAGTGGCTGCCGTTTGAGGCAGGTCTGCTCTTAACCTCTGAGGCTGTGGACGTGCGAGGCTGACTTCGGTCCAGGGTTGACCCAAA
This window encodes:
- the LOC122210166 gene encoding oncomodulin, encoding MSITDVLSADDIAAALQECQDPDTFEPQKFFQTSGLSKMSASQVKDVFRFIDNDQSGYLDEEELKFFLQKFESSARELTESETKSLMAAADNDGDGKIGADEFQEMVHS